The proteins below come from a single Rhinolophus ferrumequinum isolate MPI-CBG mRhiFer1 chromosome 8, mRhiFer1_v1.p, whole genome shotgun sequence genomic window:
- the IRS1 gene encoding insulin receptor substrate 1, with product MASPPETDGFSDVRKVGYLRKPKSMHKRFFVLRAASEAGGPARLEYYENEKKWRHKSSAPKRSIPLESCFNINKRADSKNKHLVALYTRDEHFAIAADSEAEQDSWYQALLQLHNRAKGHHDGASALGVGGGGGSCSGSSGLGEAGEDLSYGDVPPGPAFKEVWQVILKPKGLGQTKNLIGIYRLCLTSKTISFVKLNSEAAAVVLQLMNIRRCGHSENFFFIEVGRSAVTGPGEFWMQVDDSVVAQNMHETILEAMRAMSDEFRPRSKSQSSSNCSNPISVPLRRHHLNNPPPSQVGLTRRSRTESITATSPASMVGGKQGSFRVRASSDGEGTMSRPASVDGSPVSPSTNRTHAHRHRGSSRLHPPLNHSRSIPMPSSRCSPSATSPVSLSSSSTSGHGSTSDCLFPRRSSASVSGSPSDGGFISSDEYGSSPCDFRSSFRSVTPDSLGHTPPARGEEELSNYICMGGKGSSTLTAPNGHYILPRGGNGHRYITGAGLGTSPALAGDETASAADLDNRFRKRTHSAGTSPTISHQKTPSQSSVASIEEYTEMMPAYPPGGGSGGRLPGYRHSAFVPTQSYPEEGLEMHPLERRGGHSRPDTSTLHTDDGYMPMSPGVAPVPGSRKGSGDYMPMSPKSVSAPQQIINPIRRHPQRVDPNGYMMMSPSGSCSPDIGGGPSSSSAAPSGSTYGKLWTNGVGGHHSHILPHPKLPVESGGSKLLSCTGDYMNMSPVGDSNTSSPSDCYYGPEDPQHKPVLSYYSLPRSFKHTQRPGELEETARHQHLRLSSSSGRLLYAAAAEDSSSSTSSDSLGGGYCGARPEPSLPHHLHHQVLQPHLPRKVDTAAQTNSRLARPTRLSLGDPKASTLPRAREQQQQQPALLHPPEPKSPGEYVNIEFGSDQPGYLSGPMASHSSPSVRCPSQLQPAPREEETGTEEYMNMDLGPGRRATWQESPGVQAGRGGPAPPGTAGVCRPTRAVPSSRGDYMTMQMGCPRQSYVDTSPVAPVSYADIRTGIVEEASLPGATAAAPSSSSAASASPTTPQGTGELVARSSLLGGAQGPGGMSAFTRVNLSPSCNQSAKVIRADPQGCRRRHSSETFSSTPSATRAGNTVPFGVGAAMGGSSGGSSSTEDVKRHSSASFENVWLRPGELGGAPKEPGQVCGAAGGLENGLNYIDLDLVKDFKQRPQERPPQLQPPPPPPPHQPLGSGESSSTSHSNEDLSAYASISFQKQPEDLQ from the coding sequence aTGGCGAGTCCTCCGGAGACCGACGGCTTCTCGGACGTGCGCAAGGTGGGCTACCTGCGCAAACCCAAGAGCATGCACAAGCGCTTCTTCGTGCTGCGGGCGGCCAGCGAGGCGGGGGGCCCGGCGCGCCTCGAGTATTACGAGAACGAGAAGAAGTGGCGGCACAAGTCGAGCGCCCCCAAACGTTCGATCCCCCTGGAGAGCTGCTTCAACATCAACAAGCGGGCGGACTCCAAGAACAAGCACCTGGTAGCCCTCTACACTCGGGACGAGCACTTTGCCATCGCGGCAGACAGCGAAGCAGAGCAGGACAGCTGGTACCAGGCCCTCCTGCAGCTGCACAACCGTGCCAAGGGCCACCACGACGGGGCCTCGGCCCTTGGCGTGGGAGGCGGCGGGGGCAGCTGCAGCGGCAGTTCTGGCCttggggaggctggggaggatTTGAGCTACGGGGATGTGCCCCCAGGACCCGCGTTCAAGGAGGTCTGGCAGGTGATCCTGAAACCCAAGGGCCTGGGTCAGACAAAGAATCTGATTGGCATCTACCGCCTCTGCCTGACCAGCAAGACCATCAGCTTTGTGAAGCTGAACTCAGAGGCAGCGGCTGTGGTACTGCAGCTGATGAACATCCGGCGCTGTGGCCACTCGGAGAACTTCTTCTTCATCGAAGTGGGCCGTTCCGCAGTGACGGGACCCGGAGAGTTCTGGATGCAGGTGGATGACTCGGTGGTGGCCCAGAACATGCACGAGACAATCCTGGAGGCCATGCGGGCCATGAGCGATGAGTTCCGCCCTCGCAGCAAGAGCCAGTCCTCTTCCAACTGTTCCAACCCCATCAGTGTCCCCCTGCGCAGGCACCATCTTAACAACCCCCCACCCAGCCAGGTGGGGCTGACCCGCCGCTCACGCACCGAGAGCATCACTGCCACTTCTCCAGCTAGCATGGTGGGCGGGAAGCAGGGCTCCTTCCGTGTCCGTGCCTCCAGCGACGGTGAAGGCACCATGTCCCGCCCGGCTTCGGTGGACGGCAGTCCTGTGAGTCCTAGTACCAACAGGACCCACGCCCATCGGCATCGGGGCAGCTCCCGGCTGCACCCCCCACTCAACCACAGCCGCTCCATTCCTATGCCTTCTTCGCGCTGCTCACCTTCAGCCACTAGCCCTGTCAGTCTGTCATCTAGCAGCACCAGTGGCCACGGCTCCACCTCTGACTGTCTCTTCCCTCGGAGATCTAGTGCTTCTGTGTCTGGTTCCCCCAGCGATGGCGGTTTCATCTCTTCCGATGAGTATGGTTCCAGTCCCTGCGATTTCCGAAGTTCCTTCCGCAGTGTCACCCCGGATTCCCTGGGCCACACCCCACCGGCCCGCGGAGAGGAGGAGCTGAGCAACTACATCTGCATGGGAGGCAAGGGGTCCTCCACCCTCACCGCTCCCAATGGTCACTACATTTTGCCTCGGGGTGGCAATGGCCACCGCTACATCACAGGAGCTGGCTTGGGTaccagcccagccctggctgggGATGAAACAGCCAGTGCTGCAGATCTGGATAATCGGTTCCGAAAGCGGACTCACTCTGCTGGCACCTCCCCCACCATTTCCCACCAGAAGACCCCCTCCCAGTCCTCCGTGGCTTCCATTGAGGAATATACAGAGATGATGCCTGCCTACCCACCAGGAGGTGGCAGTGGAGGCCGACTGCCCGGCTACCGGCACTCTGCCTTCGTGCCCACCCAGTCCTACCCTGAGGAGGGTCTGGAAATGCACCCCTTGGAGCGTCGTGGAGGCCACAGTCGCCCAGATACCTCCACCCTCCACACGGATGATGGCTACATGCCCATGTCCCCAGGGGTGGCTCCAGTGCCCGGCAGCCGAAAAGGCAGTGGGGACTACATGCCCATGAGCCCCAAGAGTGTGTCTGCCCCACAGCAGATCATCAACCCCATCAGACGCCATCCCCAGAGAGTGGACCCCAATGGCTACATGATGATGTCCCCAAGCGGCAGCTGCTCCCCTGACATTGGCGGTGGGCCCAGCAGCAGCAGTGCTGCCCCTTCTGGGAGTACTTATGGGAAGCTATGGACAAATGGGGTCGGGGGCCACCACTCTCACATCCTGCCACACCCCAAACTACCCGTGGAGAGCGGTGGTAGCAAGCTCTTGTCCTGTACAGGTGACTACATGAACATGTCGCCAGTGGGGGACTCCAATACCAGCAGCCCCTCCGACTGCTACTACGGCCCCGAGGACCCCCAGCACAAGCCAGTTCTCTCCTACTACTCATTGCCAAGGTCCTTTAAGCACACGCAGCGCCCCGGGGAGCTGGAGGAGACTGCCCGGCACCAGCACCTCCGCCTTTCCTCCAGCTCTGGTCGCCTTCTCTATGCTGCAGCAGCAGAAGATTCCTCTTCCTCCACCAGCAGCGACAGCCTGGGCGGGGGATACTGTGGGGCGAGGCCCGAGCCCAGCCTCCCGCATCATCTCCACCATCAGGTCCTGCAGCCTCATCTGCCTCGAAAGGTGGACACAGCTGCACAGACCAACAGCCGCCTGGCTCGGCCCACAAGGTTGTCCCTGGGGGACCCGAAGGCCAGCACCTTACCTCGGGCCcgagagcagcagcagcagcagccagccctgctgcACCCTCCGGAGCCCAAGAGCCCAGGGGAATATGTGAATATCGAATTTGGGAGTGATCAGCCGGGCTACTTGTCTGGCCCAATGGCATCCCACAGCTCACCTTCTGTCAGGTGTCCGTCCCAGCTCCAGCCAGCTCCCAGAGAGGAAGAGACTGGCACGGAAGAGTACATGAACATGGACCTGGGGCCAGGCCGGAGGGCCACCTGGCAAGAGAGCCCTGGGGTCCAGGCTGGCAGGGGGGGCCCTGCACCTCCGGGGACTGCTGGCGTGTGCAGGCCTACCCGGGCAGTGCCTAGCAGCCGTGGTGACTACATGACCATGCAGATGGGTTGTCCCCGTCAGAGCTATGTGGACACCTCTCCAGTTGCCCCTGTCAGCTATGCTGACATTCGGACGGGCATTGTGGAGGAGGCGAGCCTTCCTGGGGCCACAGCGGCTGCTCCGTCCTCATCCTCAGCAGCCTCTGCTTCCCCCACCACACCTCAAGGAACAGGGGAGCTGGTAGCCCGCTCTTCCCTGCTGGGGGGCGCACAGGGACCTGGGGGCATGAGCGCCTTCACCAGGGTGAACCTCAGCCCCAGCTGCAACCAGAGTGCCAAAGTGATCCGTGCAGACCCGCAAGGGTGCCGGAGGAGGCATAGCTCCGAGACCTTCTCTTCCACACCGAGTGCCACCCGGGCGGGCAACACAGTGCCCTTCGGAGTGGGAGCTGCAATGGGGGGCAgcagtggtggcagcagcagcacgGAGGATGTGAAACGCCACAGCTCTGCTTCCTTTGAGAACGTGTGGCTGAGGCCTGGGGAGCTCGGGGGAGCCCCCAAGGAGCCAGGGCAAGTGTGTGGGGCTGCTGGGGGCTTGGAGAACGGTCTCAACTACATAGATCTGGATTTGGTCAAGGACTTCAAACAGCGCCCTCAGGAGCGCCCCCCTCAACTGcagccgcccccgcccccgcctcctcATCAGCCTCTGGGCAGCGGTGAGAGCAGCTCCACCAGCCATTCCAATGAGGATTTAAGCGCCTATGCCAGCATCAGTTTCCAGAAGCAGCCAGAGGATCTCCAGTAG